One stretch of Oncorhynchus clarkii lewisi isolate Uvic-CL-2024 chromosome 1, UVic_Ocla_1.0, whole genome shotgun sequence DNA includes these proteins:
- the LOC139406741 gene encoding ADP-ribosylation factor-like protein 1, producing the protein MGGFFSSLFSGLFGTREMRILILGLDGAGKTTILYRLQVGEVVTTIPTIGFNVETVTYKNLKFQVWDLGGQTSIRPYWRCYYSNTDAVIYVVDSSDRDRMGISKSELVAMLEEEELKKAILVVFANKQDMEQAMTPTEVANSLGLPALKDRKWQIFKTSATKGTGLDEAMEWLVESLKSGQ; encoded by the exons ATGG GTGGGTTCTTCTCCAGTCTTTTTTCTGGCCTGTTTGGCACCAGGGAAATGAGGATACTGATCCTGGGGTTGGATGGAGCTGGGAAAACCACAATCCTTTACAGACTTCAAGTTGGGGAGGTCGTCACCACTATTCCCA CCATTGGTTTCAACGTGGAAACGGTGACATACAAGAATCTGAAGTTCCAGGTGTGGGATCTTGGAGGGCAGACCAGTATTAG gcCTTACTGGCGCTGCTACTACTCTAACACTGATGCTGTTATCTATGTAGTGGACAGCAGTGACAGGGACAGGATGGGAATCTCCAAGTCTGAACTGGTGGCTATGCTTGAG GAGGAGGAGCTGAAGAAGGCTATACTGGTGGTGTTTGCCAACAAGCAAGACATGGAGCAGGCCATGACTCCCACTGAGGTCGCCAATTCCCTGGGCCTGCCAGCACTCAAAGACAGAAAGTGGCAGATCTTCAAGACCTCCGCCACCAAGGGAACAGGGTTGGATGAGGCCATGGAATG GCTGGTGGAGTCTCTCAAGAGTGGACAGTAA